A single Musa acuminata AAA Group cultivar baxijiao chromosome BXJ2-1, Cavendish_Baxijiao_AAA, whole genome shotgun sequence DNA region contains:
- the LOC135599074 gene encoding cell division cycle 20.2, cofactor of APC complex-like isoform X1 translates to MASSRSRRVEYDRFIPFRSAMDMDFARCALTMPSRPQRDGSIESPSSVAYQKLLVQCIFKNRSRIFAFKSAPESPADKVSQFDEDNRPHKKQQRRIPKDADRVLAAYDILDDDRLNLLDWGSNNVLAIGLNDKVCLWNAANKSSTEFSRALEDNSPVTSISWSPDGKVLAVALGNSDLDLVDAATRRVLVGIQGDSHSFVCSLAWRSNAILTVGRSDGSIVDYDIRKDDRAICDYRGHRLEVCSLKWSELFGRYLASGGKDKLVHIWDTRMAVANHHPRQHQLLHKISNHTSTVRALDWCPTRSNLLASGGGRNDHCIKFWNAVNGVCLNSIDTGSEVCALLWDKNKSELLTSHGFPNNQLTLWNYTSMTRKAELFGHSSRVLYLAGSPLGGVVASAAEDETLKFWNVFETPKPPKPEANTVPFAQFSVIR, encoded by the coding sequence ATGGCTTCTTCTCGTTCCAGGCGTGTGGAGTACGACCGCTTCATCCCGTTCCGATCGGCGATGGACATGGACTTCGCGCGCTGTGCTCTAACCATGCCTTCCAGACCTCAGCGTGATGGTTCGATAGAATCCCCATCGAGTGTGGCGTACCAAAAACTTCTTGTTCAATGTATTTTTAAGAACAGATCTCGCATCTTCGCATTCAAGAGTGCACCCGAATCACCGGCCGACAAGGTGTCCCAATTTGACGAGGACAATCGACCGCACAAGAAGCAACAGAGGCGAATCCCAAAAGATGCAGATAGGGTTTTGGCTGCTTATGATATCTTAGATGATGATAGGTTGAATCTActcgactggggaagcaataaCGTGTTGGCGATTGGCCTCAATGACAAAGTGTGCCTATGGAATGCTGCGAATAAGTCTAGTACAGAGTTTTCACGAGCCCTAGAAGACAACAGCCCTGTCACTAGCATCAGCTGGTCCCCAGACGGCAAAGTTCTAGCTGTGGCATTAGGCAATTCAGATTTAGATCTGGTTGATGCAGCAACAAGACGTGTGTTGGTTGGGATCCAAGGTGACAGCCACTCCTTTGTTTGTTCACTTGCGTGGAGAAGTAATGCAATCTTGACGGTTGGGAGATCCGATGGTAGTATTGTTGATTATGACATTAGAAAAGATGACCGGGCCATCTGTGACTATAGAGGGCATCGACTAGAagtttgtagtcttaaatggtccGAGTTGTTTGGGCGGTATCTGGCAAGCGGAGGGAAGGACAAACTTGTGCACATATGGGACACCCGCATGGCTGTTGCAAATCACCATCCGCGCCAACATCAATTGCTTCACAAGATCAGCAACCACACTTCCACTGTGAGGGCCCTTGATTGGTGCCCTACCAGGAGCAATCtgctggcttctggtggaggGCGCAATGATCATTGCATTAAGTTTTGGAATGCTGTTAATGGTGTTTGCTTGAACTCGATTGATACCGGCTCTGAAGTTTGTGCGTTGTTGTGGGACAAGAACAAATCTGAATTGCTGACCTCCCATGGGTTTCCAAACAATCAACTCACCCTGTGGAATTACACATCCATGACGAGAAAAGCTGAGCTTTTTGGTCATTCATCTCGTGTTCTTTACTTGGCTGGGAGCCCATTGGGaggtgtagtagcttctgcagCAGAAGATGAGACACTCAAGTTCTGGAATGTCTTTGAGACTCCCAAACCACCAAAACCTGAAGCAAACACTGTGCCCTTTGCCCAATTTAGTGTCATAAGATGA
- the LOC135599074 gene encoding cell division cycle 20.2, cofactor of APC complex-like isoform X2 produces MDMDFARCALTMPSRPQRDGSIESPSSVAYQKLLVQCIFKNRSRIFAFKSAPESPADKVSQFDEDNRPHKKQQRRIPKDADRVLAAYDILDDDRLNLLDWGSNNVLAIGLNDKVCLWNAANKSSTEFSRALEDNSPVTSISWSPDGKVLAVALGNSDLDLVDAATRRVLVGIQGDSHSFVCSLAWRSNAILTVGRSDGSIVDYDIRKDDRAICDYRGHRLEVCSLKWSELFGRYLASGGKDKLVHIWDTRMAVANHHPRQHQLLHKISNHTSTVRALDWCPTRSNLLASGGGRNDHCIKFWNAVNGVCLNSIDTGSEVCALLWDKNKSELLTSHGFPNNQLTLWNYTSMTRKAELFGHSSRVLYLAGSPLGGVVASAAEDETLKFWNVFETPKPPKPEANTVPFAQFSVIR; encoded by the coding sequence ATGGACATGGACTTCGCGCGCTGTGCTCTAACCATGCCTTCCAGACCTCAGCGTGATGGTTCGATAGAATCCCCATCGAGTGTGGCGTACCAAAAACTTCTTGTTCAATGTATTTTTAAGAACAGATCTCGCATCTTCGCATTCAAGAGTGCACCCGAATCACCGGCCGACAAGGTGTCCCAATTTGACGAGGACAATCGACCGCACAAGAAGCAACAGAGGCGAATCCCAAAAGATGCAGATAGGGTTTTGGCTGCTTATGATATCTTAGATGATGATAGGTTGAATCTActcgactggggaagcaataaCGTGTTGGCGATTGGCCTCAATGACAAAGTGTGCCTATGGAATGCTGCGAATAAGTCTAGTACAGAGTTTTCACGAGCCCTAGAAGACAACAGCCCTGTCACTAGCATCAGCTGGTCCCCAGACGGCAAAGTTCTAGCTGTGGCATTAGGCAATTCAGATTTAGATCTGGTTGATGCAGCAACAAGACGTGTGTTGGTTGGGATCCAAGGTGACAGCCACTCCTTTGTTTGTTCACTTGCGTGGAGAAGTAATGCAATCTTGACGGTTGGGAGATCCGATGGTAGTATTGTTGATTATGACATTAGAAAAGATGACCGGGCCATCTGTGACTATAGAGGGCATCGACTAGAagtttgtagtcttaaatggtccGAGTTGTTTGGGCGGTATCTGGCAAGCGGAGGGAAGGACAAACTTGTGCACATATGGGACACCCGCATGGCTGTTGCAAATCACCATCCGCGCCAACATCAATTGCTTCACAAGATCAGCAACCACACTTCCACTGTGAGGGCCCTTGATTGGTGCCCTACCAGGAGCAATCtgctggcttctggtggaggGCGCAATGATCATTGCATTAAGTTTTGGAATGCTGTTAATGGTGTTTGCTTGAACTCGATTGATACCGGCTCTGAAGTTTGTGCGTTGTTGTGGGACAAGAACAAATCTGAATTGCTGACCTCCCATGGGTTTCCAAACAATCAACTCACCCTGTGGAATTACACATCCATGACGAGAAAAGCTGAGCTTTTTGGTCATTCATCTCGTGTTCTTTACTTGGCTGGGAGCCCATTGGGaggtgtagtagcttctgcagCAGAAGATGAGACACTCAAGTTCTGGAATGTCTTTGAGACTCCCAAACCACCAAAACCTGAAGCAAACACTGTGCCCTTTGCCCAATTTAGTGTCATAAGATGA